One window from the genome of Spiractinospora alimapuensis encodes:
- a CDS encoding ABC transporter permease, which yields MIDRARAILLTAGSRLLSALVVMFLAATVTFLLVRISGDPLALLLPPDATQEQADELAATLGLDQPLAVQYVEYLAGLARFDLGDSLFYNQPVLTVIAERLPATALLATSALAIALLLAVPTGIMAAMRRGTAGDKGVMAVILVGQSTPPFWIGIVLVLVFAVQLQVLPAAGYGSAANLLLPAVTLAIYSVAVIARLLRSSLIDVLSADYMRTATAKGYGPTHGVLAHGLRNASLPVVTVVGLETGTLLSGAILTEQVFGWPGLGSLTVEAISNRDLPLVQGTVLLFALIFVVINILVDLSYSILDPRVRTEKR from the coding sequence ATGATCGACCGAGCCCGGGCGATCCTGCTCACCGCGGGGTCCCGCCTCCTCTCCGCCCTGGTCGTCATGTTCCTCGCGGCGACCGTGACCTTTCTGCTGGTCCGGATCTCCGGCGACCCATTGGCGCTGCTGCTTCCCCCCGACGCGACACAGGAACAGGCCGACGAGCTCGCCGCCACCCTCGGACTCGACCAACCCCTCGCCGTGCAGTACGTCGAGTACCTCGCTGGCCTGGCCCGGTTCGACCTGGGCGACTCGCTCTTCTACAACCAGCCCGTCCTCACGGTCATCGCGGAGCGGCTCCCGGCGACGGCGCTGCTGGCGACCTCCGCGCTCGCCATCGCGTTGCTCCTCGCCGTCCCGACCGGGATCATGGCCGCGATGCGGCGCGGTACCGCCGGCGACAAGGGGGTCATGGCGGTCATCCTGGTAGGGCAGTCGACGCCGCCGTTCTGGATCGGCATCGTCCTGGTCTTGGTGTTCGCGGTCCAGCTTCAGGTCCTCCCGGCGGCGGGCTACGGATCAGCCGCGAACCTGCTGCTGCCCGCCGTGACCCTGGCCATCTACTCGGTCGCCGTCATCGCCCGGTTGCTGCGTTCGTCGCTGATCGACGTGCTTTCCGCGGACTACATGCGTACCGCGACCGCGAAGGGATACGGACCGACCCACGGGGTTCTCGCCCACGGACTGCGCAACGCCTCGCTGCCCGTCGTCACCGTCGTCGGCCTGGAGACGGGCACCCTGCTCAGCGGCGCGATCCTCACCGAGCAGGTATTCGGCTGGCCGGGGCTCGGCAGCCTGACCGTCGAGGCGATCTCCAACCGTGACCTCCCCCTGGTCCAGGGCACCGTACTGCTCTTCGCCCTGATCTTCGTGGTCATCAACATCCTCGTCGACCTGTCCTACAGCATCCTCGACCCGCGCGTCCGGACGGAGAAGCGATGA
- the helR gene encoding RNA polymerase recycling motor ATPase HelR: MKRTTSDVFDLPERLEAKADPALVGDDERHFEEMAASLQQTIADVSDRLDALRKVPGGSGQHAVERDQEIRRLTARLRTLRRFGLDLCLGRIVGADDAEPVYIGRLGLSDGDGRRLLIDWRSPAAEPFFAATHANPMGLASRRRYRWTNGRIRDYWDEVFVWEGDDGEQAAHAALDDQSAFIASLGANRSSRMRDVLGTIQADQDAIIRAGSSGGLVVDGGPGTGKTVVALHRTAHLLYSDPRLGHRRGGVLFVGPHQPYLAYVSDVLPSLGEEGVRTCTLRDLVPEGGGAQAEADPTVAELKESADLVRGIEPAVRFYEKPPKEGMSVETPWGDVWISPADWAEAFAAPGPGTPHNEARDQIWAELVAILNDKLDNDEVSPDLLGRSLRRNAELVGTLNRAWPMIEATDLVGDLWSVPAYLRLCAPWLEPEQVRRLQRTDAQAWTVSDLPLLDAARQRLGDAQASQRRQRQQAAVAQRQEAMSHVVDHLIESDDSEMAVMSMLRVDDMRDALVDDAELPTADPDQLTGPFAHIVVDEAQELTDAEWQMLLQRCPSRSFTIVGDRAQARHGFTESWAERLERVGFDQVTLTSLRINYRTPAEVMAEAEPVIRTVLPDANVPTSIREGGVPVHRGSVTELEAVLDGWQAENEEGVACVIATDHAALSRVAGSPRVRTLTPELSKGLEFDLVVLIDPEEFGHGIEGAVDHYVAMTRATQRLVILTSDGSVP, encoded by the coding sequence GTGAAACGCACGACCAGTGATGTCTTCGACCTTCCCGAACGCCTTGAGGCGAAGGCCGATCCGGCGCTCGTCGGTGACGACGAACGCCACTTCGAGGAGATGGCCGCCAGCCTCCAACAGACGATCGCCGACGTGTCCGACCGTCTCGACGCGCTGCGCAAGGTTCCCGGTGGTTCCGGGCAGCACGCCGTCGAGCGGGACCAGGAGATCCGCCGACTGACCGCCCGGTTGCGCACCCTGCGCCGTTTCGGACTCGACCTCTGCCTCGGCCGCATCGTTGGCGCCGACGACGCGGAGCCCGTCTACATCGGCCGACTCGGACTCTCCGACGGCGACGGCCGGCGCCTCCTCATCGACTGGCGCTCCCCGGCCGCGGAACCGTTCTTCGCCGCGACCCACGCCAACCCGATGGGCCTGGCGAGCCGGCGCCGGTACCGCTGGACGAACGGCCGGATCCGCGACTACTGGGACGAGGTCTTCGTCTGGGAGGGAGACGACGGGGAGCAGGCGGCGCACGCCGCGCTCGACGACCAGTCCGCGTTCATCGCCAGTCTGGGGGCCAACCGGTCGTCGCGCATGCGCGACGTGTTGGGCACGATCCAGGCCGACCAGGACGCCATCATTCGCGCCGGCTCCAGCGGCGGTCTCGTCGTGGACGGAGGACCGGGGACCGGGAAGACCGTCGTCGCCCTGCACCGCACCGCGCACCTTCTCTACTCCGATCCACGGCTGGGCCACCGCCGGGGCGGCGTGCTGTTCGTCGGCCCGCACCAGCCCTACCTCGCCTACGTGTCCGACGTGCTGCCCAGCCTGGGGGAGGAGGGGGTGCGGACCTGCACCCTGCGCGACCTCGTGCCGGAGGGCGGCGGGGCGCAGGCCGAGGCCGACCCAACGGTCGCGGAACTCAAGGAGTCGGCGGATCTGGTGCGAGGGATCGAACCGGCGGTCCGGTTCTACGAGAAGCCACCCAAGGAGGGGATGTCGGTGGAGACCCCCTGGGGCGACGTCTGGATCAGCCCGGCGGACTGGGCGGAGGCGTTCGCCGCGCCGGGACCGGGGACTCCCCACAACGAGGCGCGGGACCAGATCTGGGCGGAGCTCGTCGCCATCCTCAACGACAAGCTGGACAACGACGAGGTCTCACCCGACCTCCTAGGTCGTTCGCTGCGGCGGAACGCCGAGCTCGTGGGGACCCTGAACCGCGCGTGGCCGATGATCGAGGCCACCGACCTCGTCGGGGACCTCTGGTCGGTGCCGGCCTACCTGCGCCTGTGCGCGCCCTGGCTGGAACCGGAACAGGTCCGCCGGCTCCAACGCACCGACGCCCAGGCGTGGACGGTGTCCGACCTCCCGCTGCTGGACGCCGCGCGCCAGCGCCTCGGCGACGCGCAGGCCTCCCAACGGCGCCAGCGCCAGCAGGCCGCCGTCGCGCAACGTCAGGAGGCCATGTCCCACGTCGTCGACCACCTGATCGAGTCCGACGACTCCGAGATGGCCGTGATGTCGATGCTGCGCGTCGACGACATGCGTGACGCCCTGGTGGACGACGCGGAGCTCCCCACCGCCGACCCCGATCAGCTCACGGGACCGTTCGCGCACATCGTCGTGGACGAGGCCCAGGAGCTGACCGACGCCGAATGGCAGATGCTGCTGCAGCGCTGTCCGTCGCGGAGCTTCACCATCGTGGGGGACCGGGCGCAGGCGAGACACGGCTTCACCGAGTCGTGGGCCGAGCGCCTGGAACGGGTCGGATTCGACCAGGTCACCCTCACGTCCCTGCGGATCAACTACCGGACCCCGGCGGAGGTAATGGCCGAGGCCGAGCCCGTCATCCGCACGGTCCTCCCGGACGCCAACGTCCCGACTTCCATCCGGGAGGGAGGAGTGCCCGTCCACCGTGGGTCCGTCACCGAGCTGGAGGCCGTCCTCGACGGGTGGCAGGCCGAGAACGAGGAAGGTGTCGCCTGTGTCATCGCCACCGACCACGCCGCGCTGAGCCGGGTCGCCGGGTCGCCGCGCGTGCGGACGCTCACGCCGGAACTGTCCAAGGGGCTGGAGTTCGACCTGGTCGTGCTGATCGACCCGGAGGAGTTCGGCCACGGCATCGAAGGAGCGGTCGACCACTACGTCGCGATGACTCGGGCAACCCAGCGGCTGGTCATCCTGACCAGCGACGGTTCGGTGCCGTAG
- a CDS encoding serine hydrolase domain-containing protein, protein MTHSGHAHVSVEDLLEWGRAEGVYSAAAWSVGTATGETSGGVVGTRSWGGEPVTRTDLFDLASVTKPLVGVVVMALLERGALALDSTVAELLPDFQARATGELTLRDLMLHTSGLPGRVPMYRTYPTRDAMVEGLRALPPPARPGDAVQYSSPGLMLVGMMAEAASGAPLDTLVEEFLTRPTGLTSTLFTPAPHDRARAVATEDCAWRGTVVAGEVHDENAVVLGGVAGHAGLFSTVDDLATLGAALVRNLTEPLLLHPITLAAMIENRTAGMAEGRGLTWQTADTPGSPAGDLVSRRTFGHTGFTGTSLYVDPDHQRYYVLLTNRVHPSREGDGIRRIRRAFHNMAAVG, encoded by the coding sequence GTGACGCACAGCGGCCACGCCCACGTCAGCGTGGAAGACCTCCTGGAGTGGGGGCGCGCCGAGGGTGTCTATTCCGCCGCCGCGTGGTCGGTCGGCACGGCCACGGGCGAGACGTCCGGGGGAGTCGTGGGTACCCGGTCGTGGGGCGGGGAGCCGGTGACGCGCACCGATCTCTTCGATCTCGCCTCGGTGACCAAGCCCCTGGTCGGCGTCGTGGTGATGGCGCTCCTCGAGAGGGGCGCGCTCGCTCTGGACAGTACCGTCGCCGAGCTGCTCCCCGACTTCCAAGCGCGCGCCACCGGGGAGTTGACCCTGCGCGATCTGATGCTGCACACCTCCGGCCTGCCGGGCCGGGTGCCGATGTACCGCACGTACCCCACCCGGGACGCGATGGTGGAGGGCCTGCGCGCGCTCCCGCCGCCCGCCCGGCCGGGAGACGCCGTCCAGTACTCCTCCCCAGGCCTCATGCTCGTGGGCATGATGGCCGAGGCCGCGTCGGGCGCCCCGTTGGACACGCTTGTCGAGGAGTTCCTGACGCGGCCGACGGGGCTGACCTCCACCCTGTTCACACCCGCGCCCCACGACCGTGCGCGCGCCGTGGCGACCGAGGACTGCGCGTGGCGCGGAACCGTGGTCGCCGGCGAGGTCCACGACGAGAACGCCGTCGTCCTGGGGGGCGTGGCCGGCCACGCGGGACTGTTCAGCACCGTGGACGACCTGGCGACGCTGGGCGCGGCACTGGTCCGCAACCTGACCGAGCCTCTCTTGCTGCACCCGATCACACTGGCGGCCATGATCGAGAACCGGACGGCGGGCATGGCCGAGGGGCGGGGCCTCACCTGGCAGACCGCCGACACACCGGGCTCTCCCGCCGGCGACCTGGTCAGCCGGCGAACGTTCGGCCACACTGGGTTCACCGGGACGAGCCTGTACGTCGACCCCGACCACCAGCGGTACTACGTGCTGTTGACCAACCGGGTCCACCCGAGCCGCGAGGGCGACGGCATTCGGCGAATCAGGCGCGCGTTCCACAACATGGCCGCCGTCGGCTGA
- a CDS encoding IclR family transcriptional regulator, whose amino-acid sequence MNVPKDGRGPSGEGSVAESRDAVPSSVRKAFALIEELVTAPAPVRLHELARATGMTKPTTHRLLRALYAIGYVRPVGSGQYAVGPGLISVAAATLGGLKERPLVHRTLTQLHERTGLTASYAMRWGDSVVVIDNVEPDQAYRVSPRLGVRTPLTDSAAGLAILATAAPGDRDDEIPPASLAAVDAARGDGYAVDTSQAGVCAVAAPVRIGGPLAGALMVTGLSFGMSPDSVRVIGPLVAEQANALAATVRATIPAVSDIEEDTA is encoded by the coding sequence ATGAATGTGCCCAAGGATGGTCGTGGTCCCAGTGGCGAGGGATCGGTCGCCGAGAGCCGCGACGCGGTGCCGAGTTCCGTGCGCAAGGCGTTCGCCCTGATCGAGGAACTGGTGACCGCGCCTGCCCCGGTCCGACTGCACGAGCTCGCCCGCGCGACCGGGATGACGAAGCCGACCACGCACCGACTTCTGCGTGCCCTCTACGCCATCGGCTACGTCCGCCCGGTCGGATCCGGCCAGTACGCGGTGGGTCCCGGACTGATCAGCGTCGCGGCGGCGACCCTGGGCGGGCTGAAGGAGCGTCCGCTCGTCCACCGGACCCTGACCCAACTCCACGAACGCACGGGCCTGACGGCCTCCTACGCCATGCGCTGGGGTGACTCCGTCGTCGTGATCGACAACGTCGAGCCCGACCAGGCCTATCGGGTGTCCCCACGGCTCGGCGTGCGCACCCCCCTGACGGACAGCGCGGCGGGTCTGGCGATCCTGGCCACGGCGGCCCCCGGGGACCGCGACGACGAGATCCCGCCTGCGTCCCTCGCGGCCGTGGACGCGGCCCGAGGTGACGGCTACGCGGTCGACACCTCCCAGGCCGGGGTCTGCGCGGTGGCCGCCCCCGTGCGGATCGGCGGTCCGCTCGCGGGTGCGCTCATGGTCACGGGCCTCAGCTTCGGCATGAGTCCGGACTCGGTTCGGGTGATCGGGCCACTGGTGGCGGAGCAGGCGAACGCCCTGGCCGCGACGGTTCGCGCGACGATCCCCGCTGTCTCTGATATCGAGGAGGACACCGCGTGA
- a CDS encoding ABC transporter permease, with product MTPTQTTGVPSPTRESGHSTWRALRRNRWGMAALVLLGVVVLAAVLAPLIAPADPQAQNLLSRLVPPAWGEGGSTAHLLGTDQLGRDVLSRLIYGSRVSLLVGISAAALSGVIGAIAGLAAGYYGGWTDRILMRLADVQLAFPAILLALAVVAFLGSSLWIVIIVLGIAGWVSYARVVRSEVLSLKTREFVTEARAIGVGDLTIIRRHLLRNVLAPLATIATLNVASVIVAESALSFLGLGVPTTIPTWGNMLADGQLYLGTSWWIAVFPGIALMLTSLSINITGDAIRDATDPKAYRG from the coding sequence ATGACACCCACCCAGACCACCGGCGTCCCCTCCCCGACGCGAGAAAGTGGGCACAGCACCTGGCGGGCCCTGAGAAGGAACCGGTGGGGAATGGCCGCGCTCGTCCTCCTCGGCGTCGTCGTCCTCGCCGCGGTCCTCGCCCCGCTGATAGCGCCCGCCGACCCACAGGCGCAGAACCTGCTGAGCCGCCTGGTCCCCCCGGCGTGGGGGGAGGGCGGGAGCACGGCCCACCTGTTGGGAACCGACCAACTGGGCCGCGACGTGCTCAGCAGGCTCATCTACGGCAGCCGCGTGTCCCTCCTCGTGGGCATCAGCGCCGCCGCCCTCTCCGGCGTCATCGGGGCGATCGCCGGTCTGGCCGCCGGCTACTACGGAGGGTGGACCGACCGGATCCTGATGCGCCTGGCCGACGTCCAACTGGCGTTCCCCGCCATCCTGCTCGCCCTCGCCGTCGTCGCATTCCTGGGCAGCAGCCTGTGGATCGTCATCATCGTGCTGGGGATCGCGGGCTGGGTGTCCTACGCCCGCGTCGTCCGGTCCGAGGTGCTCAGCCTCAAGACCCGGGAGTTCGTCACCGAGGCGCGAGCCATCGGGGTCGGAGACCTCACCATCATCCGACGCCACCTGCTCCGCAACGTGCTGGCCCCGCTGGCGACGATCGCGACCCTCAACGTGGCCTCGGTGATCGTCGCCGAGAGCGCGCTCAGCTTCCTCGGCCTCGGCGTCCCCACGACCATCCCCACATGGGGCAACATGCTCGCCGACGGCCAGCTCTATCTCGGGACATCCTGGTGGATCGCCGTCTTCCCCGGGATCGCGCTGATGCTCACGTCCCTGTCGATCAACATCACCGGCGACGCGATTCGTGACGCCACCGATCCGAAGGCGTACCGCGGATGA
- a CDS encoding VOC family protein, translating into MATAGHQKITTFLMFEGSAGEAMEFYTSLFDDGEVVAVSRYGVGEEGTEGTVRHAVFRLAGQEFMCIDSAVSHAFTFTPSVSLYVRCANEEEIEFLHSRLSPGGQELMPLGSYGFSTRFGWLNDRFGVSWQLDLQ; encoded by the coding sequence ATGGCGACCGCGGGGCACCAGAAGATCACGACCTTCCTAATGTTCGAGGGATCGGCCGGAGAGGCGATGGAGTTCTACACCTCCCTGTTCGACGACGGGGAGGTCGTCGCCGTCTCCCGCTACGGAGTCGGTGAGGAGGGGACCGAGGGGACGGTGCGTCACGCCGTGTTCCGCCTCGCCGGCCAGGAGTTCATGTGCATCGACAGCGCGGTCTCACACGCGTTCACCTTCACGCCGTCGGTTTCGCTGTACGTGCGGTGCGCGAACGAGGAGGAGATCGAGTTCCTGCACTCCCGACTCTCGCCCGGCGGGCAGGAGCTCATGCCACTTGGCTCCTACGGGTTCAGTACACGGTTCGGGTGGCTGAACGACCGATTCGGCGTCTCCTGGCAGCTCGACCTGCAGTGA
- a CDS encoding ABC transporter substrate-binding protein, translating to MDASLATPAWSRRSVLRIAGLSVPTVVLTGLLGSCASDGAVDAVRRVLRVSQSEDPRTLDPQKQGDTTSMNVLINIFDTLTGRDEENELVPRLALNWEAIDDLTWRFELRPNVEFHNGEPFDAHAVKFSIERLLDPATASPIVELRYVESVTVVDDLTVEINTDQPDPIIPAKLSLFGGVVVPPGYLAEVGDDGFAEAPVGTGPFRFSDFQRAVQVTLEANPDYWDGPPEIDTLIIRPVPNPASALAALQSDEVDLVTGLVPDAALQLEGYQGVEITSFPGIRTSYLSLDTEDPVLSDVRVRQALNHAVDVPQLIEAVLNGQAREVPTMLPREAFGFDDSIQPYERDLDRARDLLAEAGYPDGFTTVLTASNVDAFVAEAISGLLARVGVRAEVELLDPAVYTSRLTSDNRRALGPIYLAASTGWTLDGSSMVQSNVRRDRRQSRWTSDEADDLIDREELTVDPDERLEAFTELQELLREEAPFVFLYQIDNILVHTSGVHWQPNVVGTLAMRGAEVRR from the coding sequence ATGGACGCCTCGCTGGCGACCCCCGCCTGGTCCCGTCGGTCCGTGCTGCGAATCGCGGGCCTGTCCGTACCGACCGTCGTCCTCACCGGCCTTCTCGGGTCCTGTGCCAGCGACGGCGCCGTCGACGCAGTCCGGCGCGTCCTGCGCGTCTCGCAGTCCGAGGACCCCCGAACACTCGACCCGCAGAAGCAGGGCGACACGACCTCGATGAACGTGCTGATCAACATCTTCGACACGCTGACCGGCCGGGACGAGGAGAACGAGCTCGTCCCCCGACTGGCGCTGAACTGGGAGGCGATCGACGACCTGACCTGGCGGTTCGAACTCCGCCCCAACGTCGAGTTCCACAACGGGGAGCCGTTCGACGCCCACGCCGTCAAGTTCAGCATCGAACGCCTCCTCGACCCCGCCACGGCGTCGCCGATCGTCGAGCTGCGCTACGTCGAGTCCGTGACGGTGGTCGACGACCTGACCGTCGAGATCAACACTGATCAGCCCGACCCGATCATCCCGGCGAAGCTCTCCCTCTTCGGCGGGGTCGTCGTGCCACCGGGCTATCTCGCCGAGGTCGGGGACGACGGATTCGCGGAGGCCCCGGTCGGTACCGGCCCCTTCCGTTTCTCCGATTTCCAGCGCGCCGTGCAGGTCACGTTGGAGGCCAACCCCGACTACTGGGACGGACCACCGGAGATCGACACCCTGATCATCCGCCCGGTCCCCAACCCGGCCTCCGCGCTGGCCGCCCTACAGAGCGACGAGGTCGACCTCGTCACCGGCCTCGTCCCCGACGCGGCGCTGCAACTGGAGGGCTACCAGGGGGTCGAGATCACCAGTTTCCCGGGGATCCGGACCAGCTACCTCTCCCTGGACACCGAAGACCCGGTCCTCAGCGACGTCCGCGTCCGTCAGGCGCTCAACCACGCGGTGGACGTGCCACAACTGATCGAGGCCGTGCTCAACGGGCAGGCCCGGGAGGTGCCCACGATGCTCCCCCGCGAGGCCTTCGGGTTCGACGACAGCATCCAGCCCTACGAGCGGGACCTGGACCGCGCGCGGGACCTCCTGGCCGAGGCCGGATACCCGGACGGGTTCACCACCGTGCTGACCGCCTCAAACGTCGACGCCTTCGTGGCCGAGGCGATCTCGGGTCTGCTCGCCCGCGTCGGTGTGCGCGCGGAGGTGGAGCTCCTCGACCCGGCCGTCTACACCTCCCGCCTCACCTCGGACAACCGGAGGGCCCTGGGACCGATCTACCTGGCCGCCAGCACGGGGTGGACGCTCGACGGGTCGAGCATGGTGCAGTCCAACGTGCGCAGGGACCGGCGGCAGAGCCGCTGGACATCCGACGAGGCCGACGACCTCATCGACCGGGAGGAGCTCACGGTCGACCCCGACGAACGGCTCGAGGCCTTCACCGAACTCCAGGAGCTCCTGCGCGAGGAGGCACCGTTCGTCTTCCTCTACCAGATCGACAACATCCTGGTCCACACGTCCGGCGTGCACTGGCAGCCCAACGTCGTCGGCACGCTGGCCATGCGCGGTGCGGAGGTCAGGCGATGA
- a CDS encoding lactate/malate family dehydrogenase gives MKIGVIGGGAVGAAVTSALVHRGFAGEIVLVDADDKRAEGVTLDLGAAVPLCPPVVLRSGGMADLTAADVVVITAGVNERGEGATDRTDPDGRLRLLERNAEIYRSLIPSLQMAAPDATVLVVTDPPDPLAELTRALLGHGRVVSSGTIIDSLRFRVRLAQAFGVAARDVQATVVGEHGVSEVLLWSSATIAGTPVEHGGQQIGLDLPRLREEVEQAVRYANIDIIAGIGASQYGIGAATAALTQCVARDERRVLPVAAHSERWATTLSLPSVLGARGVVRTCEPSMTAEEHDALARSAETLREAAATVLPTFPPGGQGHRPHALR, from the coding sequence ATGAAAATCGGGGTGATCGGAGGCGGGGCGGTGGGTGCGGCGGTGACCAGCGCCCTGGTCCACCGGGGATTCGCCGGCGAGATCGTGCTCGTCGACGCCGACGACAAGCGTGCCGAGGGCGTCACCCTCGACCTGGGGGCCGCCGTGCCGCTGTGCCCACCCGTGGTCCTGCGTTCCGGCGGGATGGCCGACCTGACGGCGGCCGACGTCGTCGTCATCACCGCCGGCGTCAACGAACGGGGAGAGGGCGCCACGGACCGTACCGATCCCGACGGGCGGCTGCGCCTTCTGGAACGCAACGCCGAGATCTACCGCTCACTGATCCCGAGCCTACAGATGGCCGCCCCCGACGCCACGGTGCTCGTGGTGACCGACCCTCCCGACCCACTCGCCGAACTCACCCGCGCGTTGCTCGGGCACGGGCGTGTCGTCTCCAGCGGGACCATCATCGACAGCCTTCGCTTCCGCGTGCGCCTCGCCCAGGCGTTCGGCGTGGCCGCGCGGGACGTGCAGGCCACCGTGGTCGGGGAACATGGCGTCAGCGAGGTGCTCCTGTGGTCCTCGGCCACCATCGCCGGTACTCCCGTCGAACACGGCGGACAACAGATCGGACTGGACCTTCCACGACTCCGGGAGGAGGTGGAGCAGGCGGTTCGCTACGCCAACATCGACATCATCGCCGGGATCGGCGCGAGCCAGTACGGCATCGGCGCGGCGACCGCCGCGCTGACCCAGTGCGTCGCACGCGACGAACGGCGCGTCCTGCCGGTCGCGGCACACTCCGAACGCTGGGCGACGACCCTCTCCCTGCCCTCGGTGCTGGGTGCGCGCGGCGTGGTGCGGACGTGTGAGCCGTCGATGACCGCGGAGGAACACGACGCGCTGGCTCGCAGCGCCGAGACCCTGCGCGAGGCCGCGGCCACCGTGCTGCCCACGTTTCCTCCAGGGGGCCAGGGGCACCGTCCTCACGCGTTGCGGTAG
- a CDS encoding ACT domain-containing protein, with product MVGRTGRDEHSGHRHLVAADLRELAAVVIAGAAAHTVVLVVGHSAPMALMVVGLAVLVAVIALRCWRTMAPSTRRRTAANTTTTERLWRIRAAVRDTPGALAALATELSRIGVNIQLVQVHPGETSTTDEFLVTSPEGIDRDDLDAATRRAGVEGDPAIRPADAHELADTTSYALTLVASVADGALTVEEALARLLGVPHVVRATDAPDIPGEEGTCGSDLVLSDPHGGFVHARRHGVGFTPVEFARARALVSATSSVLAAVE from the coding sequence ATGGTGGGACGAACTGGCAGGGACGAACACAGTGGACATCGGCATCTCGTCGCGGCCGACCTGCGGGAACTGGCGGCGGTGGTCATCGCCGGGGCGGCGGCCCACACCGTCGTGCTCGTCGTCGGGCACAGCGCTCCGATGGCGCTCATGGTCGTGGGCCTCGCGGTGCTCGTCGCGGTCATCGCGCTGCGTTGCTGGCGCACCATGGCTCCGTCCACGCGCCGCCGGACGGCGGCGAACACGACCACCACGGAACGGTTGTGGCGGATCCGCGCAGCCGTCCGGGACACCCCCGGCGCGCTCGCGGCGCTCGCCACGGAGCTGTCCCGAATCGGGGTGAACATCCAGCTCGTGCAGGTCCATCCCGGCGAGACGAGCACGACCGACGAGTTCCTGGTCACCAGCCCCGAGGGAATCGACCGGGACGATCTCGACGCGGCGACACGACGAGCCGGGGTCGAGGGCGACCCCGCGATCAGACCGGCCGACGCCCACGAGCTCGCGGACACCACCAGCTACGCGTTGACGCTCGTCGCGTCCGTCGCCGACGGGGCCCTCACCGTCGAGGAGGCCCTGGCGCGCCTGCTCGGCGTCCCGCACGTCGTGCGCGCCACCGACGCACCGGACATCCCCGGCGAGGAGGGGACGTGCGGGTCGGACCTGGTCCTGTCCGACCCGCACGGCGGGTTCGTCCACGCGCGTCGTCACGGGGTGGGGTTCACACCCGTGGAGTTCGCCCGTGCCCGTGCCCTCGTCTCGGCGACCTCGAGTGTCCTCGCCGCCGTGGAGTGA
- a CDS encoding ADP-ribosylglycohydrolase family protein: MTRDYRDRVRGCVLGGAVGDALGAPVEFSSLPGIRAEHGRAGVREFVVEYVDGRPHRGRVTDDTQMTLFTMEGLIRADIARGAHGPFDAVDALHDSYQSWLATQNRATPAGEGPGWLVGEQWLYDRRAPGNTCLTALMDAARTPGNRGVQARNKSKGCGGVMRSAPFGLLPPHAGWDGAEVFSMAAHAAGLTHGHVTGKLASAALALLVHRLLAGDGLHPALDTVHTRLAQYPGHEETSDALAEAREAAAREPVEPETVERLGGGWIAEQALAIAVYCALVHPGPHEMLDALALAVTHTGDSDSTGAVCGNILGALHGEAAVPAELAAAVEGRDTALLLADDFVWRFNRPADAQAPDGWDRRYRNA, translated from the coding sequence GTGACGCGCGACTACCGGGACCGGGTCCGTGGGTGTGTGCTGGGTGGTGCGGTGGGTGACGCGTTGGGCGCTCCCGTGGAGTTCAGTTCGTTGCCGGGGATCCGGGCGGAACACGGACGCGCCGGCGTGCGGGAGTTCGTCGTGGAGTACGTGGACGGGCGACCACACCGTGGTCGCGTCACCGACGACACCCAGATGACGCTGTTCACGATGGAGGGACTGATCCGGGCGGACATCGCCCGAGGCGCGCACGGCCCCTTCGACGCCGTTGACGCGCTGCACGACAGTTACCAGTCCTGGCTCGCGACGCAGAACCGGGCGACACCGGCAGGGGAGGGGCCTGGGTGGTTGGTCGGGGAACAGTGGCTGTACGACCGCCGCGCCCCGGGCAACACGTGTCTGACCGCCCTGATGGACGCGGCGCGCACGCCGGGAAACCGCGGTGTCCAAGCCCGGAACAAGTCCAAGGGCTGTGGTGGGGTGATGCGCAGCGCCCCGTTCGGACTACTGCCGCCGCACGCGGGCTGGGACGGGGCCGAGGTCTTCAGCATGGCGGCCCACGCCGCGGGGCTCACGCACGGCCACGTGACCGGAAAGTTGGCCTCGGCCGCGCTAGCCCTGCTGGTCCATCGCCTGCTGGCCGGGGACGGCCTCCATCCAGCGCTGGACACGGTGCACACACGTCTCGCCCAGTACCCCGGACACGAGGAGACCTCGGACGCGCTCGCCGAGGCGCGGGAGGCCGCGGCGCGGGAACCCGTCGAACCCGAGACGGTGGAGCGGCTGGGTGGTGGCTGGATCGCCGAGCAGGCCCTAGCCATCGCCGTCTACTGCGCCCTGGTCCACCCGGGACCGCACGAGATGCTGGACGCGCTGGCGCTGGCGGTCACCCACACCGGGGACTCCGACTCCACCGGCGCCGTCTGCGGCAACATCCTGGGCGCCCTGCACGGTGAGGCCGCGGTTCCGGCCGAACTCGCGGCGGCGGTCGAGGGCCGCGACACCGCGCTGCTCCTGGCCGATGACTTCGTCTGGCGATTCAACCGCCCCGCGGACGCCCAAGCCCCTGACGGGTGGGATCGCCGCTACCGCAACGCGTGA